One Punica granatum isolate Tunisia-2019 chromosome 3, ASM765513v2, whole genome shotgun sequence genomic window carries:
- the LOC116199987 gene encoding mediator of RNA polymerase II transcription subunit 9 isoform X1 yields the protein MDPAYTGGGSWNMIPSMPAHSNISAASSQDHLFHQQQQLHQFQKQQQQFQQQFQQQQQQQHQQQHQRLLQHQQQQQQQQQQHQSLASHFHLLHLVESLAEAIENGTRDQHSDALIGVKVSELKNNFEKCQQLLNSIAGSISSKAVTVEGQRHKLEETEQILNQRRDLIGKYRNSVEELINSEL from the exons ATGGACCCTGCGTACACGGGAGGAGGCAGCTGGAACATGATTCCAAGCATGCCTGCCCATAGTAACATATCTGCAGCTTCGAGTCAGGACCATCTTTTCCACCAACAGCAGCAGCTGCATCAGTTCcaaaagcagcagcagcaattCCAGCAGCAATtccaacagcagcagcagcaacaacatCAACAGCAGCATCAGCGGTTGCTTCAGCAtcagcaacagcagcagcagcagcagcaacagcacCAATCCCTTGCCTCACATTTCCACCTCTTACAC CTGGTTGAGAGTTTGGCTGAGGCCATAGAGAATGGTACAAGGGACCAGCACTCTGATGCTCTG ATTGGAGTTAAGGTGAGTGAATTGAAGAATAATTTTGAGAAGTGCCAACAGCTGCTGAATTCGATTGCAGGATCAATCAGCTCTAAGGCCGTG ACTGTTGAAGGCCAGAGACATAAGCTGGAGGAAACAGAACAAATCCTGAATCAGAGAAG GGATCTCATTGGGAAGTACAGAAATTCTGTTGAGGAACTCATAAATTCTGAACTATGA
- the LOC116199987 gene encoding mediator of RNA polymerase II transcription subunit 9 isoform X2 — MDPAYTGGGSWNMIPSMPAHSNISAASSQDHLFHQQQQLHQFQKQQQQFQQQFQQQQQQQHQQQHQRLLQHQQQQQQQQQQHQSLASHFHLLHLVESLAEAIENGTRDQHSDALIGVKVSELKNNFEKCQQLLNSIAGSISSKAVTVEGQRHKLEETEQILNQRRNSVEELINSEL; from the exons ATGGACCCTGCGTACACGGGAGGAGGCAGCTGGAACATGATTCCAAGCATGCCTGCCCATAGTAACATATCTGCAGCTTCGAGTCAGGACCATCTTTTCCACCAACAGCAGCAGCTGCATCAGTTCcaaaagcagcagcagcaattCCAGCAGCAATtccaacagcagcagcagcaacaacatCAACAGCAGCATCAGCGGTTGCTTCAGCAtcagcaacagcagcagcagcagcagcaacagcacCAATCCCTTGCCTCACATTTCCACCTCTTACAC CTGGTTGAGAGTTTGGCTGAGGCCATAGAGAATGGTACAAGGGACCAGCACTCTGATGCTCTG ATTGGAGTTAAGGTGAGTGAATTGAAGAATAATTTTGAGAAGTGCCAACAGCTGCTGAATTCGATTGCAGGATCAATCAGCTCTAAGGCCGTG ACTGTTGAAGGCCAGAGACATAAGCTGGAGGAAACAGAACAAATCCTGAATCAGAGAAG AAATTCTGTTGAGGAACTCATAAATTCTGAACTATGA